A section of the Pseudomonas sp. FP453 genome encodes:
- a CDS encoding Na+/H+ antiporter subunit E — translation MKRLFPAPWLSLALWLLWLVLNLSVSPGNLLLGALLGFLAPLLMAPLRPLPIRIRRPGVILRLFFVVGRDVIVSNLQVAWGVLTCGSRPPRSRFIKIPLDLRDANGLAALSMITTVVPGTIWSELALDRSILLLHVFDLDDEAQFIEHFKTTYERPLMEIFE, via the coding sequence ATGAAGCGCCTGTTCCCTGCCCCGTGGTTATCCCTGGCGCTGTGGCTGTTGTGGCTGGTGCTGAACCTGTCCGTGAGCCCCGGCAATCTGCTGCTCGGCGCGCTGCTGGGCTTTCTCGCCCCGCTGCTGATGGCGCCGCTGCGGCCGCTGCCGATCCGCATCCGCCGGCCAGGGGTGATCCTGCGCCTGTTCTTTGTGGTGGGCCGCGATGTGATCGTGTCCAACCTGCAAGTGGCCTGGGGCGTGCTGACCTGCGGCTCACGCCCACCGCGTTCGCGTTTTATCAAGATCCCCCTGGACCTGCGCGACGCCAACGGCCTGGCGGCGCTGTCGATGATCACCACCGTGGTGCCCGGCACCATCTGGTCGGAACTGGCGCTGGACCGCAGCATCCTGCTGCTGCACGTGTTCGACCTGGACGATGAAGCGCAGTTTATCGAGCACTTCAAGACCACCTACGAGCGGCCCCTGATGGAGATCTTCGAATGA
- a CDS encoding K+/H+ antiporter subunit F, which produces MSALLSNAILFSLFLFSLAMVLTLVRLFKGPSAQDRVLALDYLYMLAMLMMLVLGIRYASDTYFEAALLIALFGFVGSFALAKFLLRGEVIE; this is translated from the coding sequence ATGAGCGCCCTGCTCTCCAATGCGATCCTGTTCAGCCTGTTCCTGTTCTCCCTGGCCATGGTGCTGACCCTGGTGCGCCTGTTCAAAGGCCCCTCGGCCCAGGACCGGGTACTGGCGCTGGACTACCTGTACATGCTGGCGATGCTGATGATGCTGGTGCTGGGCATTCGGTATGCCAGTGACACCTACTTTGAAGCGGCGCTGCTGATTGCGCTGTTCGGCTTTGTGGGCTCGTTTGCCCTGGCCAAATTCCTGCTGCGTGGCGAGGTGATTGAATGA
- a CDS encoding Na+/H+ antiporter subunit G, which produces MMPLWVEVIVAVLLVLSSVFALIGAIGLLRMKDFFQRMHPPALASTLGAWCVALASIVYFSVLKSGPVLHGWLIPILLSITVPVTTLLLARTALFRKRMAGDDVPAEVSSRR; this is translated from the coding sequence ATGATGCCGTTATGGGTGGAAGTGATCGTCGCGGTGCTGCTGGTGCTGAGCAGCGTATTTGCCTTGATTGGCGCGATTGGCTTGCTGCGCATGAAGGACTTCTTCCAGCGCATGCACCCGCCGGCACTGGCCTCGACGTTGGGCGCGTGGTGCGTGGCGTTGGCGTCGATTGTGTATTTTTCGGTGCTCAAGTCCGGGCCGGTGTTGCACGGGTGGTTGATCCCGATTTTGTTGTCGATCACGGTGCCGGTGACCACGTTGCTGCTGGCGCGCACAGCGCTGTTTCGCAAGCGCATGGCCGGTGATGATGTGCCTGCCGAAGTCAGCAGCCGCCGCTGA
- a CDS encoding dihydrofolate reductase family protein: MDIKCSVFIAASVDGFIARTDGDIEWLHRPEYETPALNGVTYESFIASVDALVMGRKTLEKVLSFPEWPYEGKPVIALSHQPLEIPAHLQGKVEVLAANVSALVTQLAGRGMQHLYIDGGQTIQAFLEAGLIDELIITRIPVLLGEGVSLFSQVGSEHELRHLGTHVSANGFVQSRYAVAKALSTR; this comes from the coding sequence ATGGATATCAAGTGTTCCGTATTTATCGCAGCCAGCGTTGACGGTTTCATTGCACGAACAGACGGTGACATCGAGTGGCTTCACCGCCCGGAATACGAAACCCCGGCGCTGAACGGTGTGACGTATGAAAGCTTTATCGCCAGCGTCGATGCATTGGTCATGGGGCGCAAGACCCTGGAGAAAGTCCTGTCCTTTCCCGAGTGGCCGTATGAGGGAAAACCTGTCATCGCGCTGTCTCACCAACCGCTGGAGATCCCCGCGCATTTGCAGGGCAAGGTGGAAGTACTGGCGGCGAATGTCAGCGCACTGGTCACACAATTGGCCGGTCGCGGCATGCAGCATCTGTATATCGACGGCGGGCAGACGATCCAGGCGTTTCTTGAAGCGGGCCTGATCGACGAGTTGATCATCACGCGCATTCCGGTGTTGCTGGGCGAAGGGGTTTCGTTGTTCAGCCAGGTGGGCAGCGAGCATGAACTTCGCCATCTTGGTACGCATGTGTCGGCCAATGGCTTTGTGCAGAGCCGTTACGCCGTTGCGAAGGCCTTGAGTACTCGATAA
- the cysS gene encoding cysteine--tRNA ligase — protein MLTIYNTLSKTKEVFKPLDGNKVRMYVCGMTVYDYCHIGHGRSMVAFDLVTRWLRFSGYDLTYVRNITDIDDKIINRANENGESFDALTERMIAAMHEDEARLNILKPDMEPRATDHIPGMHAMIQTLIDKGYAYAPGNGDVYYRVAKFMGYGKLSRKKIEDLRIGARIEVDEAKQDPLDFVLWKGTKPGEPSWESPWGAGRPGWHIECSVMSTCCLGETFDIHGGGSDLEFPHHENEIAQSEAATGKTYANAWMHCGMIRINGEKMSKSLNNFFTIRDVLEKYHPEVVRYLLVSSHYRSAINYSEDNLKDAKGALERFYHALKGLPVVAPAGGEGFVERFTQVMNDDFGTPEACAVLFEMVREINRLRESDLDAAAGLAARLKELASVLGVLQMEADDFLQAGAEGRVDAAEVDALIQARLTARANKDWAESDRIRDQLTAMGVVLEDGKGGTTWRLADQA, from the coding sequence GTGCTAACGATCTACAACACACTCAGCAAGACCAAAGAAGTCTTCAAGCCGCTCGATGGCAACAAGGTGCGCATGTACGTGTGCGGGATGACCGTGTACGACTACTGCCACATCGGCCACGGCCGCAGCATGGTGGCCTTCGACCTGGTGACCCGCTGGTTGCGTTTCAGCGGCTATGACTTGACGTATGTGCGCAACATCACCGACATCGACGACAAGATCATCAACCGCGCCAACGAAAACGGCGAGTCGTTCGACGCGCTGACCGAGCGCATGATCGCCGCCATGCATGAGGACGAGGCGCGCCTCAACATCCTCAAGCCGGACATGGAGCCGCGCGCCACGGACCACATCCCGGGCATGCACGCGATGATCCAGACCCTGATCGACAAGGGTTACGCCTACGCCCCGGGCAATGGCGACGTGTACTACCGCGTCGCCAAGTTCATGGGCTACGGCAAGCTGTCGCGCAAGAAAATCGAAGACCTGCGCATCGGCGCACGCATCGAAGTGGACGAGGCCAAGCAAGACCCGCTGGACTTCGTGCTGTGGAAAGGCACCAAGCCCGGCGAGCCGAGCTGGGAATCGCCATGGGGCGCCGGGCGTCCGGGCTGGCACATCGAATGCTCGGTGATGTCTACCTGCTGCCTGGGCGAGACCTTCGACATTCATGGCGGCGGCAGCGACCTCGAGTTCCCGCACCACGAAAACGAAATCGCCCAGAGCGAAGCCGCCACCGGCAAGACCTACGCCAACGCCTGGATGCACTGCGGCATGATCCGCATCAATGGCGAGAAGATGTCCAAGTCCTTGAACAACTTCTTCACCATTCGCGACGTGCTGGAAAAGTACCATCCTGAGGTGGTGCGTTACCTGCTGGTGTCCAGCCACTACCGCAGCGCCATCAACTACTCGGAAGACAACCTCAAGGACGCCAAGGGCGCCCTGGAGCGTTTCTACCACGCGTTGAAAGGCTTGCCCGTGGTCGCCCCGGCCGGTGGCGAAGGGTTTGTCGAGCGCTTCACCCAGGTGATGAACGACGACTTCGGCACCCCCGAAGCCTGCGCGGTGCTGTTCGAGATGGTGCGCGAGATCAACCGCCTGCGCGAGAGCGATCTCGACGCAGCGGCTGGCCTGGCGGCCCGCTTGAAAGAACTGGCCAGCGTACTGGGCGTGTTGCAGATGGAAGCCGACGACTTCCTGCAAGCCGGCGCCGAAGGGCGTGTGGACGCGGCTGAAGTGGATGCGCTGATCCAGGCGCGTTTGACGGCACGGGCCAACAAGGACTGGGCGGAATCCGACCGCATCCGCGACCAACTCACCGCCATGGGCGTGGTGTTGGAAGACGGCAAGGGTGGGACGACGTGGCGCTTGGCTGATCAGGCTTGA
- a CDS encoding glutamine--tRNA ligase/YqeY domain fusion protein, which translates to MSKPTVDPTSNSKAGPAVPVNFLRPIIQADLDSGKHTQIVTRFPPEPNGYLHIGHAKSICVNFGLAQEFGGVTHLRFDDTNPAKEDQEYIDAIESDVKWLGFEWSGEVRYASQYFDQLHDWAVELIKAGKAYVDDLSPEQAKEYRGTLTEPGKNSPFRDRSVEENLDWFARMRAGEFADGARVLRAKIDMASPNMNLRDPIMYRIRHAHHHQTGDKWCIYPNYDFTHGQSDAIEGITHSICTLEFESHRPLYEWFLEHLPVPAHPRQYEFSRLNLNYTITSKRKLKQLVDEKHVHGWDDPRMSTLSGFRRRGYTPASIRNFCDMVGTNRSDGVVDFGMLEFSIRNDLDHSAPRAMCVLRPLKVVITNYPEDKVDNLELPRHPQKEELGVRKLPFSREIYIDRDDFMEEPPKGYKRLEPAGEVRLRGSYVIRADEAIKDADGNIVELRCSYDPETLGKNPEGRKVKGVIHWVPAAASIECEVRLYDRLFRSPNPEKAEDSASFLDNINPDSLQVLTGCRAEPSLGEAQPEDRFQFEREGYFCADIKDSKPGKPVFNRTVTLRDSWGQ; encoded by the coding sequence ATGAGCAAGCCCACTGTCGACCCTACCTCGAATTCCAAGGCCGGACCTGCCGTCCCGGTCAATTTCCTGCGCCCGATCATCCAGGCGGACCTGGATTCGGGCAAGCACACGCAGATCGTCACCCGCTTCCCGCCAGAGCCCAACGGCTACCTGCACATCGGTCACGCCAAGTCGATCTGTGTGAACTTCGGCCTGGCCCAGGAGTTCGGTGGCGTCACGCACCTGCGTTTCGACGACACCAACCCGGCCAAGGAAGACCAGGAATACATCGACGCCATCGAAAGCGACGTGAAGTGGCTGGGCTTCGAATGGTCCGGTGAAGTGCGCTATGCCTCGCAATACTTCGACCAGTTGCACGACTGGGCCGTCGAGCTGATCAAGGCCGGCAAGGCCTACGTCGACGACCTGAGCCCGGAGCAAGCCAAGGAATACCGCGGCACGCTGACTGAGCCGGGCAAGAACAGCCCGTTCCGCGACCGTTCGGTGGAAGAGAACCTCGACTGGTTCGCCCGCATGCGCGCCGGTGAGTTCGCCGACGGCGCCCGTGTACTGCGTGCCAAGATCGACATGGCCTCGCCGAACATGAACCTGCGCGACCCGATCATGTACCGCATCCGCCACGCCCATCACCACCAGACCGGTGACAAGTGGTGCATCTACCCGAACTACGACTTCACCCACGGTCAGTCGGACGCCATCGAAGGCATCACCCACTCCATCTGCACCCTCGAGTTCGAAAGCCATCGCCCGCTGTACGAGTGGTTCCTGGAGCACCTGCCGGTGCCGGCGCACCCACGTCAGTACGAGTTCAGCCGCCTGAACCTGAACTACACCATCACCAGCAAGCGCAAGCTCAAGCAACTGGTCGATGAAAAGCACGTGCATGGCTGGGACGACCCGCGCATGTCCACCCTGTCGGGCTTCCGTCGTCGTGGCTACACGCCGGCATCGATCCGCAACTTCTGCGACATGGTCGGCACCAACCGTTCCGACGGCGTGGTGGACTTCGGCATGCTCGAATTCAGCATCCGCAACGACCTCGACCACAGCGCCCCACGCGCCATGTGTGTACTGCGTCCGTTGAAAGTGGTGATCACCAACTACCCGGAAGACAAGGTCGACAACCTCGAGTTGCCGCGTCACCCGCAGAAAGAAGAACTCGGCGTGCGCAAGCTGCCGTTCAGCCGTGAAATCTACATCGACCGCGATGACTTCATGGAAGAGCCGCCAAAGGGCTACAAGCGCCTGGAACCGGCGGGCGAAGTGCGCCTGCGCGGCAGCTACGTGATCCGTGCCGACGAAGCGATCAAGGACGCCGATGGCAACATCGTCGAACTGCGTTGCTCCTACGACCCGGAAACCCTGGGCAAGAACCCGGAAGGCCGCAAGGTCAAGGGCGTGATCCACTGGGTGCCGGCCGCCGCCAGCATCGAATGCGAAGTGCGTTTGTACGACCGCCTGTTCCGCTCGCCGAACCCTGAGAAGGCTGAAGACAGCGCCAGTTTCCTCGACAACATCAACCCTGACTCCCTGCAAGTACTTACGGGTTGTCGTGCCGAGCCGTCGTTGGGCGAAGCACAGCCGGAAGACCGTTTCCAGTTCGAGCGCGAAGGTTACTTCTGCGCGGATATCAAGGACTCGAAACCAGGTAAGCCGGTATTCAACCGTACCGTGACCTTGCGCGATTCGTGGGGCCAGTGA
- a CDS encoding peptidylprolyl isomerase — translation MTQVKLTTNHGDIVIELNAEKAPITVANFIEYVNAGHYENTVFHRVIGNFMVQGGGFEPGMKEKKDKRPSIQNEADNGLSNDKYTVAMARTMEPHSASAQFFINVADNAFLNHSGKNVQGWGYAVFGKVTEGQDVVDKIKGVQTTGKAGHQDVPVEDVIVEKAEII, via the coding sequence ATGACTCAAGTCAAACTGACCACCAACCACGGTGACATCGTCATCGAGCTGAACGCCGAGAAAGCGCCGATCACCGTCGCCAACTTCATCGAGTACGTGAACGCCGGCCACTACGAAAACACCGTTTTCCACCGTGTCATCGGCAACTTCATGGTCCAGGGCGGCGGTTTCGAGCCAGGCATGAAAGAAAAGAAAGACAAGCGCCCAAGCATCCAGAACGAAGCGGACAACGGCCTTTCCAACGACAAGTACACCGTCGCCATGGCCCGTACCATGGAGCCGCATTCGGCCTCCGCGCAGTTCTTCATCAACGTGGCCGACAACGCCTTCCTCAACCACAGCGGCAAGAACGTGCAGGGCTGGGGCTACGCGGTATTCGGTAAAGTCACCGAAGGCCAGGACGTCGTCGACAAGATCAAAGGCGTGCAGACCACCGGTAAAGCCGGTCACCAGGACGTTCCGGTAGAAGACGTTATCGTCGAGAAAGCCGAGATCATCTAA